A window from Mycolicibacterium tokaiense encodes these proteins:
- a CDS encoding HNH endonuclease signature motif containing protein, whose translation MFEELPDPATCGELTPMELVSAIREYHIAVATSTARVWAFTAKLVAAREAEAADEEKLWVYDPWSGARDEVAAAMGLSPRRASGQLRIAEALTLRLPKVAELLERGMIDPRVAASIVYRTELVTPTAQPVIDAEIANRAALYTTYSDNDVELAVDAIIEEHDPDAVRRYRDATKSLDVQFGKPDDVTGTASVFGRILATDAELAARVLDAMAATVCQHDPRTKGELRHAGFGAVFRGHDRLVCQCGNPDCLAASIPSKVTSIVVHILAEAGTLDAALAEVAAAQHFHHNSDPDAPTVDLEAIARDADAATPDNGNGNGDSHDTPPPPETGYHVYLTPPVDNSDDGDNDGEDPPWAAPGPGTPPPPPPDHPDNGTAATPDTAESDGDASDPATPETPDARHLGTADSPAALTCPPAVSTGGHIIPTLLLAELIRTGATIELLPPPAAEPEPHYQFSDQLRRFIKLRDLRCSFPGCTRTAEKLDIDHTIAHADHGHTHPSNGKLLCREHHLAKTFPTTAGTWTDEQLPNGDIYWTAPTGHSYLTEPRSRILFPNWDFTTSTMPFIHPNTRRRTTTPTAPMPTRQRTRQQDRAQRITTEREHNALLRALDHGPPVRSPFR comes from the coding sequence ATGTTCGAAGAACTTCCGGATCCGGCGACCTGCGGGGAATTGACCCCCATGGAGCTGGTCTCTGCCATCCGGGAGTACCACATCGCGGTGGCCACCAGCACCGCCCGCGTCTGGGCGTTCACCGCCAAACTCGTGGCCGCGCGGGAAGCCGAGGCCGCCGACGAAGAGAAACTCTGGGTCTATGACCCCTGGTCCGGAGCCCGAGATGAAGTCGCCGCCGCCATGGGCCTGAGTCCCCGGCGAGCCTCGGGGCAGCTGCGCATAGCCGAAGCCCTGACCCTGCGGCTACCCAAAGTCGCGGAATTGTTGGAACGCGGGATGATCGACCCCCGCGTGGCTGCCAGCATCGTCTACCGCACCGAGCTGGTCACCCCCACCGCCCAACCTGTCATCGACGCCGAGATCGCCAACCGTGCCGCCCTGTACACCACCTACTCGGATAACGACGTCGAGTTGGCGGTCGATGCGATCATCGAAGAGCACGACCCCGACGCCGTCCGCCGCTACCGCGACGCCACCAAAAGCCTGGATGTGCAGTTCGGCAAACCCGACGACGTCACCGGCACCGCCTCGGTGTTCGGCCGGATCCTGGCCACCGACGCCGAACTGGCCGCCCGCGTGCTCGACGCCATGGCCGCCACGGTGTGCCAGCATGACCCTCGCACCAAAGGTGAACTGCGCCACGCCGGCTTCGGGGCGGTGTTCCGCGGCCACGACCGCCTGGTCTGCCAGTGCGGCAACCCCGACTGCCTCGCCGCGAGCATTCCGTCGAAGGTGACGTCGATCGTGGTGCACATCCTCGCCGAGGCCGGCACCCTGGATGCCGCCCTGGCCGAAGTCGCCGCCGCCCAACACTTCCACCACAACAGCGACCCGGACGCTCCGACGGTCGACCTCGAAGCAATCGCCCGCGACGCAGACGCCGCTACTCCCGACAACGGCAACGGCAACGGCGACAGCCACGACACCCCGCCGCCACCCGAGACGGGATACCACGTCTACCTCACCCCACCTGTCGACAACAGCGATGACGGCGACAACGACGGCGAGGATCCCCCGTGGGCCGCACCCGGACCCGGCACACCACCACCCCCGCCACCGGATCACCCAGACAACGGCACCGCCGCCACCCCCGACACCGCCGAGAGCGACGGCGACGCGTCAGACCCCGCGACCCCCGAAACCCCCGACGCCCGTCACCTTGGCACCGCGGATTCGCCTGCCGCCCTCACCTGCCCACCGGCAGTCAGCACCGGCGGACACATCATCCCCACCCTGCTGCTCGCCGAACTCATCCGCACCGGCGCCACCATCGAACTGCTACCCCCACCCGCAGCTGAGCCCGAACCGCACTACCAGTTCTCCGACCAACTGCGCCGCTTCATCAAGCTCCGCGACCTACGCTGCAGCTTCCCCGGCTGCACCCGCACCGCCGAAAAACTCGACATCGACCACACCATCGCCCACGCCGACCACGGCCACACCCACCCCTCCAACGGCAAACTCCTCTGCCGCGAACACCACCTCGCCAAAACCTTCCCCACCACCGCCGGCACCTGGACCGACGAACAACTGCCCAACGGCGACATCTACTGGACCGCCCCCACCGGCCACTCCTACCTCACCGAACCCCGCAGCCGCATCCTGTTTCCGAACTGGGACTTCACCACCAGCACCATGCCGTTCATCCACCCCAACACACGACGCCGCACCACCACACCCACCGCACCCATGCCCACCCGCCAACGCACCCGCCAACAGGATCGCGCACAACGCATCACCACCGAACGCGAACACAACGCACTACTCCGCGCCCTCGACCACGGCCCACCGGTCCGGTCGCCGTTCCGATGA
- the wzm gene encoding galactan export ABC transporter permease subunit Wzm/RfbD, whose protein sequence is MTFVDAAAQSKTFYRARRDLVDGFGKRELWLHLGWQDIKQRYRRSVLGPIWITIATGTMAVALGGLYSKLFNLELAVHLPYVTLGLIIWNLINAAILEGADVFVANEGLIKQLPTPLSVHVYRLVWRQVLLFAHNIIIFVIIAIIFPQPWTWTDLMFIPALALIVLNCIWVALCFGILATRYRDISPLLFSLVQLLFYMTPIIWNDQTLRDQGAGGWAKIIEFNPLLHYVDIVRAPLLGADQQLHHWVVVIVLTIVGWTVTAFAMRQYRARVPYWV, encoded by the coding sequence ATGACGTTCGTCGACGCGGCGGCGCAATCCAAGACGTTCTATCGGGCGCGACGCGACCTGGTGGACGGGTTCGGTAAGCGCGAGCTGTGGCTGCACCTGGGCTGGCAGGACATCAAACAGCGCTACCGGCGCAGCGTGCTGGGCCCCATCTGGATCACCATCGCCACCGGCACCATGGCTGTGGCGCTCGGCGGGCTGTATTCCAAGCTGTTCAATCTCGAACTGGCGGTGCACCTTCCGTATGTGACGCTGGGCCTGATCATCTGGAACCTGATCAACGCCGCGATCCTCGAAGGGGCGGACGTCTTCGTGGCGAACGAGGGGCTGATCAAACAGCTCCCGACGCCGCTGTCGGTGCACGTCTACCGATTGGTGTGGCGGCAGGTCCTGCTGTTCGCGCACAACATCATCATCTTCGTGATCATCGCGATCATCTTCCCGCAGCCCTGGACCTGGACCGATCTGATGTTCATCCCGGCACTGGCGCTGATCGTGCTCAACTGCATCTGGGTGGCGCTGTGTTTCGGCATTCTGGCCACTCGCTATCGCGACATCAGCCCGCTGCTGTTCAGCCTGGTGCAGTTGCTGTTCTACATGACGCCGATCATCTGGAACGACCAGACACTGCGCGATCAAGGCGCGGGCGGCTGGGCCAAGATCATCGAGTTCAATCCTCTGTTGCACTACGTCGACATCGTGCGCGCACCTCTGCTGGGTGCTGACCAGCAGCTGCACCACTGGGTGGTGGTCATCGTGTTGACCATCGTCGGCTGGACGGTCACCGCGTTCGCGATGCGGCAGTACCGGGCGCGGGTCCCCTACTGGGTCTGA
- the glfT1 gene encoding galactofuranosyltransferase GlfT1, whose product MTDTVYAVVVTHRRPEQLATSLGVLTTQSRLPDHLIVVDNDDDDAVRQLVEGQPVPTTYLGSRRNLGGAGGFALGMLHALAGGADWIWLADDDGRPLGPDVLATLMACAHKHGLGEVSPMVCDLDDPSRLAFPLRRGLVWRRRVEELRTDGGDLLPGIASLFNGALFRAATLEAVGVPDLRLFVRGDEVELHRRLVRSGVPFGTCLEAVYVHPQGGDEFKPILGGRMHTQFPDDATKRFFTYRNRGYLLSQPGLRKLIPQEWVRFGWFFLVSRRDPAGLREWIRLRRLGRRERFGR is encoded by the coding sequence GTGACCGACACGGTGTACGCCGTGGTGGTCACCCATCGTCGTCCCGAGCAGTTGGCGACATCGCTGGGCGTGCTGACCACCCAGAGCCGGTTGCCGGACCACCTGATCGTCGTCGACAACGACGACGACGACGCGGTGCGGCAGCTGGTCGAGGGGCAACCGGTGCCCACCACCTACCTGGGATCACGCCGAAACCTGGGCGGGGCAGGCGGTTTCGCACTCGGCATGTTGCACGCATTGGCTGGCGGTGCCGACTGGATCTGGCTGGCCGACGACGACGGCCGGCCCCTTGGTCCCGACGTGCTGGCCACACTGATGGCCTGCGCCCACAAACACGGGCTGGGCGAGGTGTCGCCGATGGTGTGCGACCTCGACGACCCGAGCCGGTTGGCCTTTCCCCTGCGCCGCGGGCTGGTCTGGCGGCGCCGGGTCGAGGAGCTGCGGACCGACGGCGGCGATCTGCTGCCGGGCATCGCCTCACTGTTCAACGGCGCGCTGTTCCGGGCCGCCACCCTGGAAGCTGTTGGAGTGCCGGATCTTCGATTGTTTGTTCGCGGCGACGAGGTGGAGCTGCACCGGCGACTGGTGCGCTCCGGCGTGCCGTTCGGCACCTGCCTGGAAGCGGTGTACGTCCACCCCCAGGGCGGCGACGAGTTCAAACCGATTCTCGGTGGACGGATGCACACGCAGTTCCCCGATGACGCCACCAAGAGGTTCTTCACCTACCGCAACCGCGGCTACCTGCTGTCGCAGCCCGGCTTGCGCAAGCTGATACCGCAGGAGTGGGTGCGGTTCGGCTGGTTCTTCCTGGTCTCCCGGCGCGACCCCGCCGGGCTGCGGGAATGGATCAGATTGCGGCGGTTGGGCAGACGGGAAAGGTTCGGGCGATGA
- the wzt gene encoding galactan export ABC transporter ATP-binding subunit Wzt/RfbE — protein MSSPTRPHIETRDAWVEFPIFDAKSRSLKKAFLGKAGGTIGRNDSNVVVIEALRDITLSLEMGDRVGLVGHNGAGKSTLLRLLSGIYEPTRGSATVRGRVAPVFDLGVGMDPEISGFENIIIRGLFLGQTRKQMLAKVDEIADFTELGEYLSMPLRTYSTGMRVRLAMGVVTSIDPEILLLDEGIGAVDAEFLKKAQTRLAALVERSGILVFASHSNEFLARLCKTAMWIDHGTIRMSGGIEEVVGAYEGPDAARHVREVLEENARDRT, from the coding sequence GTGAGTTCACCCACTCGACCACACATCGAGACCCGTGACGCCTGGGTCGAGTTCCCGATCTTCGATGCCAAGTCCCGGTCGCTGAAGAAGGCGTTTCTCGGCAAGGCCGGCGGGACCATCGGACGTAACGACTCCAACGTCGTCGTCATCGAGGCGCTGCGCGACATCACGCTGTCGCTGGAGATGGGCGACCGCGTGGGTTTGGTCGGCCACAACGGAGCCGGGAAGTCCACGCTGTTGCGTCTGCTGTCCGGGATCTACGAACCCACCCGCGGCTCGGCCACGGTGCGCGGCCGGGTGGCGCCGGTGTTCGACCTCGGGGTCGGGATGGACCCGGAGATCTCCGGGTTCGAGAACATCATCATTCGCGGCTTGTTCCTGGGACAGACCCGTAAGCAGATGCTGGCCAAAGTCGATGAGATCGCCGACTTCACCGAGCTCGGCGAGTACCTGTCCATGCCGCTGCGCACCTACTCCACCGGTATGCGGGTGCGCCTCGCAATGGGCGTGGTGACCAGCATCGACCCTGAGATCCTGCTGCTGGATGAGGGCATCGGTGCGGTGGACGCCGAGTTCCTCAAGAAAGCGCAGACTCGGTTGGCCGCCCTGGTGGAGCGGTCCGGGATCCTGGTGTTCGCCAGTCACTCCAACGAGTTCCTGGCACGGCTGTGCAAAACCGCGATGTGGATCGACCACGGCACCATTCGGATGTCCGGCGGGATCGAGGAGGTGGTGGGCGCCTACGAAGGCCCCGACGCCGCCAGGCACGTGCGCGAAGTCCTCGAAGAAAACGCCCGGGATCGAACGTGA
- a CDS encoding bacterial proteasome activator family protein: MAQRNSDDVSTDDDNIEIIGVDPGLAGTDEDKSVTDLVQQPAKVMRIGTMIKQLLEEVKAAPLDDASRNRLREIHKTSIAELEEGLAPELRDELERLALPFGDDAVPSDAELRIAQAQLVGWLEGLFHGIQTALFAQQMAARAQLEQMRQGALPPGVAVPGQQRGGQHPGTGQYL; this comes from the coding sequence ATGGCGCAAAGGAACAGTGACGACGTGAGCACGGACGACGACAACATCGAGATCATCGGGGTGGACCCCGGCCTGGCTGGAACCGACGAGGACAAGTCGGTTACCGATCTGGTGCAACAGCCGGCCAAGGTCATGCGGATCGGCACCATGATCAAGCAACTGCTCGAAGAGGTGAAGGCCGCTCCGCTGGACGATGCCAGCCGCAACCGGCTCCGCGAGATTCACAAGACCTCCATCGCCGAACTCGAGGAGGGGCTGGCCCCCGAGCTGCGCGACGAGCTCGAGCGCTTGGCGCTGCCCTTCGGCGACGACGCCGTGCCGTCGGACGCCGAGCTGCGAATCGCCCAAGCCCAGCTGGTGGGTTGGTTGGAAGGCCTGTTCCACGGCATCCAGACCGCACTGTTCGCCCAGCAGATGGCCGCCCGGGCACAACTGGAGCAGATGCGCCAGGGTGCGTTGCCGCCCGGTGTGGCCGTACCCGGCCAGCAACGCGGTGGACAGCACCCCGGCACCGGGCAATACCTGTAG
- a CDS encoding cysteine desulfurase-like protein, with translation MAFDVARVRGLHPSLGDGWVHFDAQSGMLVPDSVSTTVSTAFRTSMASAAGPHPSARRSAALHDAARQAVADLVNGDPEGVVLGADRAVLLTSLADASSSRAGLGYEVVVTRLDDEANISPWLRAANRYGAKVKWAEVDIETGELPEWQWEGLITKPTRLVAIASASATLGSVVDLHPVSKLAHEIGGLVVVDHTAAAPYRLVDIQESDVDVVALNAVGWGGPPIGALVFRDPALIDTFGSVSMNPYATGPARLEMGVHQYGLLGGVVASIEYLAGLDESATGSRRERLAVSMQSASAYLDRIYDYLLTSLRSLPLVMVLGAPEDRIPVVSFAVQNVPAERVVQRLADNGVLAIPNANSRVLDVIGVNDVGGAVTVGLAHYSTMYEVDQLVRALASLG, from the coding sequence ATGGCATTTGACGTCGCCCGGGTGCGTGGTTTGCATCCATCTTTGGGCGACGGCTGGGTCCACTTCGACGCCCAGTCCGGAATGTTGGTCCCCGATTCGGTGTCCACCACGGTGTCCACGGCATTTCGTACCTCGATGGCCAGCGCGGCCGGTCCGCATCCCTCGGCCCGCCGCAGCGCCGCCCTGCACGACGCCGCCAGGCAGGCGGTCGCAGATCTCGTCAACGGCGACCCCGAGGGTGTGGTGCTGGGCGCCGATCGCGCGGTGCTGCTGACGTCCCTGGCGGATGCGTCGTCGTCCCGAGCGGGTCTGGGGTACGAGGTGGTGGTCACCCGGCTTGATGACGAGGCCAACATCTCGCCCTGGCTGCGCGCCGCCAATCGTTACGGCGCGAAGGTCAAGTGGGCCGAGGTCGACATCGAGACCGGTGAGCTGCCCGAGTGGCAGTGGGAAGGCCTGATCACCAAGCCCACTCGGCTGGTGGCCATCGCGTCGGCATCGGCGACGTTGGGCAGCGTCGTGGATCTGCACCCGGTGAGCAAGCTCGCCCACGAGATCGGTGGGCTGGTGGTGGTCGACCACACGGCGGCCGCCCCGTATCGCCTGGTCGACATCCAGGAATCCGACGTCGACGTGGTGGCGCTCAACGCCGTCGGCTGGGGTGGCCCCCCGATCGGTGCGCTGGTGTTCCGTGATCCCGCCCTGATCGACACATTCGGCTCGGTGTCGATGAATCCGTACGCGACGGGCCCGGCCCGCCTGGAGATGGGGGTGCACCAGTACGGCCTGCTCGGCGGTGTGGTGGCCAGCATCGAGTACCTGGCCGGTCTGGACGAGTCGGCCACTGGCAGCCGGCGCGAAAGACTGGCCGTGTCAATGCAATCCGCGTCCGCCTACCTGGACCGGATTTACGACTACCTGTTGACGTCGCTGCGCTCGCTGCCGCTGGTGATGGTCTTGGGCGCTCCCGAGGACCGCATTCCAGTGGTCAGCTTTGCGGTGCAGAACGTACCCGCCGAGCGGGTGGTGCAGCGCTTGGCCGACAACGGTGTGCTGGCCATTCCCAATGCCAACTCCCGCGTGCTCGACGTCATCGGGGTCAACGACGTCGGCGGAGCTGTCACCGTGGGTCTGGCGCACTACTCGACGATGTACGAGGTGGACCAGTTGGTCCGTGCGCTGGCCAGCCTCGGTTAA